A genome region from Rhodopseudomonas boonkerdii includes the following:
- a CDS encoding SDR family oxidoreductase, with translation MAKKIAWVTGGGTGIGKAGAQSLLADGWTVIISGRRTEVLNDVVKELGAGGKPIEAMTLDVSNAADAKKVADAILAKHGRIDLLVNSAGINLPKRSWQDVTEEGFDQIVDINLKGLMYCIRAVLPAMRAQKDGCIINVASWAGRIVSKMTGPAYTSTKHAVLALTHSFNMDECVNGLRACCLSPGEVATDIMKNRPVPPSEEVMARMLQPEDLGKTIAFIAGMPPHVCMNEVLISPTWNRSLIGY, from the coding sequence GTGGCTAAGAAAATCGCATGGGTCACCGGCGGCGGTACAGGAATCGGCAAGGCCGGCGCGCAGTCGCTGCTGGCCGATGGATGGACGGTGATCATTTCCGGTCGCCGCACCGAGGTGCTGAACGACGTGGTCAAGGAACTCGGCGCCGGCGGCAAGCCCATCGAAGCGATGACGCTGGATGTCAGCAACGCGGCCGATGCGAAGAAGGTGGCCGATGCCATTCTCGCCAAACACGGCCGCATCGATCTCCTCGTCAACAGCGCCGGCATCAATCTGCCGAAGCGCAGCTGGCAGGACGTCACCGAAGAGGGTTTCGACCAGATCGTCGACATCAATCTCAAGGGCCTGATGTATTGCATCCGCGCCGTGCTGCCGGCGATGCGCGCGCAGAAGGATGGCTGCATCATCAATGTGGCGTCCTGGGCTGGCCGCATCGTCTCCAAAATGACGGGACCTGCCTATACCTCGACCAAACATGCGGTGCTGGCGCTGACGCATTCGTTCAACATGGACGAATGTGTAAACGGGCTGCGCGCCTGCTGTCTGTCGCCAGGCGAGGTCGCCACCGACATCATGAAGAACCGGCCGGTGCCGCCAAGCGAAGAAGTCATGGCGCGGATGCTACAGCCGGAGGATCTCGGCAAGACGATCGCATTCATTGCCGGAATGCCACCGCATGTCTGCATGAACGAGGTGCTGATCAGCCCAACCTGGAATCGAAGCCTGATCGGATATTGA
- a CDS encoding ABC transporter ATP-binding protein, whose product MSAALLQLTGVTKTFGGIHALSNMVCEVPEGKIVGVIGPNGAGKTTLFNTITGAYRADAGEVKLKGVDVTQWPSYQIVREGVARTFQNIRLFSSMSVWEHLLVAQPHSEAAWRRLLPISWANPAALARAEEVLEFFGLTEYRDRSAKSLPYGIQRKVEMARAVTAKPKLLLLDEPVAGMNHDEAEEIRTLMLRLRDTGLSILLIEHDMNFVMRLCDYLYVLDFGVPIAEGTPEDVRANPVVLDAYLGKDN is encoded by the coding sequence ATGAGCGCCGCGCTGCTTCAACTCACCGGCGTCACCAAGACGTTCGGCGGCATTCATGCCTTGTCCAACATGGTCTGCGAGGTGCCGGAAGGAAAGATCGTCGGCGTGATCGGCCCCAATGGCGCCGGCAAGACGACGCTGTTCAACACCATCACCGGCGCCTATCGCGCCGATGCCGGCGAGGTGAAACTCAAGGGCGTCGATGTCACCCAGTGGCCATCCTACCAGATCGTCCGCGAGGGCGTGGCACGCACGTTCCAGAACATCCGCCTGTTCAGCTCGATGTCCGTGTGGGAGCATCTGCTCGTCGCCCAGCCGCACAGTGAGGCTGCATGGCGCCGACTGCTGCCGATCTCTTGGGCCAATCCGGCCGCACTCGCGCGTGCGGAAGAAGTGCTGGAGTTTTTCGGCCTCACCGAATATCGCGACCGGTCGGCAAAGTCCCTGCCCTACGGCATCCAGCGCAAGGTGGAGATGGCGCGTGCTGTCACCGCCAAGCCAAAACTGCTGCTGCTCGACGAACCCGTCGCTGGCATGAACCATGACGAGGCCGAAGAGATCCGCACTCTGATGCTGCGGCTGCGTGACACCGGCCTCTCCATTCTCCTGATCGAACACGACATGAATTTCGTGATGCGCCTGTGCGACTATCTCTATGTGCTGGATTTCGGCGTGCCCATCGCCGAAGGAACGCCGGAGGACGTGCGCGCCAATCCGGTCGTCCTCGACGCCTATCTCGGAAAGGACAACTGA
- a CDS encoding MarR family winged helix-turn-helix transcriptional regulator gives MAKSADRRSSSTTKTSSPRSEANRKAASKPTQRAALTTSRPELLVDGSDAQFRRLVHSLFGFLVRHQTLREGHAAVIGLAGIEYTTLISIRHLSAQGDVHVRAVADHLHLSGAFVTTVTNKLEIKGLITKTSHPEDRRRISLAVTPHGAELLERLAPTQLQINDMQFGVLSAKEFHQLLDMVQRLVESSDRAIALQRYISEAKVKTLSPEARQMVAARPAKTRRG, from the coding sequence GTGGCAAAGTCCGCCGACCGACGCAGCTCGTCCACGACCAAGACGTCTTCTCCCAGGAGTGAAGCGAACAGGAAGGCAGCGAGCAAGCCAACGCAACGCGCAGCGCTGACGACGTCGCGCCCCGAACTGTTGGTCGATGGATCGGACGCGCAGTTCCGCCGGCTGGTGCACAGCCTGTTCGGCTTTCTGGTCCGGCACCAGACATTGCGCGAGGGCCACGCAGCAGTGATCGGCCTCGCCGGCATCGAATACACGACGCTGATCTCGATCCGACACCTGTCTGCACAGGGCGACGTGCATGTGCGCGCCGTTGCCGATCATCTCCATCTTAGCGGCGCCTTCGTTACAACGGTGACCAACAAGCTGGAGATAAAGGGACTGATCACCAAGACGTCGCACCCGGAAGATCGTCGCCGCATCAGTCTGGCGGTGACGCCGCATGGCGCAGAACTGCTGGAACGGCTGGCGCCGACCCAATTGCAGATCAACGATATGCAATTCGGCGTGCTCAGCGCCAAGGAATTCCACCAGTTGCTCGACATGGTTCAGCGCCTGGTGGAATCGAGCGACCGGGCCATCGCGTTGCAGCGCTATATCTCCGAGGCCAAAGTGAAGACGCTATCGCCGGAAGCTCGGCAGATGGTCGCAGCCAGGCCGGCAAAGACGCGCCGGGGCTGA
- a CDS encoding branched-chain amino acid ABC transporter permease gives MLIQQLVNGLTLGAVYTLLALSYSLVMGILGILNLAIAELFMIGGFIGFTLIDAGYPLPVAVLGGMTGAALIAIIVEKIGYQPLRDAPLVTPMLSTLGFSIILQNIATNIWGSDPLQLSIFGDQYQIGPISIGSMQLLVLGATVVLVALTAYIVQKTPMGRALRAVAENRDVARILGVSADRLMMMAFILSGALAGVAGVLIALHYGAITPYLGVEIGLKAIAVMVIGGTTRIWGALVAGPLIGIAEVLTVAYGGSQVRDFVVYGFMILILLLRPQGLLGGARSDQGQRV, from the coding sequence ATGCTGATACAGCAACTCGTCAACGGACTTACGCTGGGAGCGGTCTATACGCTTCTCGCGTTGTCCTACTCGCTCGTGATGGGCATTCTCGGCATTCTCAATCTCGCGATTGCTGAACTGTTCATGATCGGTGGCTTCATCGGCTTCACGCTGATCGATGCCGGTTATCCGCTGCCCGTCGCCGTGCTCGGCGGCATGACCGGCGCAGCCCTTATCGCCATCATCGTCGAAAAGATCGGTTACCAGCCGCTGCGCGATGCGCCGCTGGTGACACCGATGCTGTCCACCCTGGGCTTCTCCATCATACTGCAGAACATCGCAACCAATATCTGGGGCTCCGATCCGCTGCAGCTTTCGATCTTCGGCGACCAGTATCAGATCGGCCCGATCAGCATCGGCTCAATGCAGCTGCTCGTCCTCGGCGCCACCGTGGTACTGGTCGCGCTCACGGCCTACATCGTGCAGAAGACGCCGATGGGCCGCGCGCTCCGCGCCGTCGCTGAAAACCGTGACGTCGCCCGCATACTTGGCGTTTCCGCCGACCGACTGATGATGATGGCCTTCATTCTCTCCGGCGCCCTCGCCGGCGTCGCCGGCGTGCTGATCGCGCTGCATTACGGCGCCATCACCCCCTATCTCGGCGTCGAGATCGGCCTCAAGGCCATCGCCGTTATGGTGATCGGCGGCACCACACGGATCTGGGGTGCGCTCGTTGCCGGCCCGCTGATCGGCATCGCCGAAGTGCTCACGGTGGCCTATGGCGGCTCGCAGGTGCGCGACTTCGTGGTCTACGGTTTCATGATTCTCATTCTTCTGCTGCGTCCGCAGGGCCTGCTTGGCGGTGCGCGGTCCGATCAGGGGCAGCGCGTCTGA
- a CDS encoding DSD1 family PLP-dependent enzyme, translated as MTVLDPTMPALQDIATPALVVDGMVLQNNIAAMADFAKANGIALRPHAKTHKSPRLAQLQIEAGAVGISCATVAEMEAMAEAGMPGLLLTTPVADRVKLARIAALADGTDISLVVDHPDQIHVLHTLLDTGSRPVQVLIDIDVGQRRTGVVEPAATLALAQLIEATPGMTFGGIQGFAGHVQHMIDDHERKAGAAQVRGILDGHLRVLNDAGIKAPIVTGSGTGAYAFDIAGTFTELQVGSYLFMDADYGRLRVEGGGTLPFEPSLFVLATVTSVNRAGEFTVDAGVKAMAFNGPVPSVMLGVPEGSTYRFGGDEHGMITLPEGAEKPKLGSRVLLIATHCDPTVNLHASYHVVGHNGSVKTWPVMARYGA; from the coding sequence ATGACCGTTCTCGATCCGACCATGCCGGCCCTGCAGGACATTGCGACGCCGGCGCTGGTGGTCGATGGCATGGTCCTTCAGAACAACATCGCGGCCATGGCGGATTTCGCAAAAGCGAACGGCATTGCACTCCGCCCGCATGCCAAGACGCACAAATCGCCGCGCCTCGCGCAGTTACAGATCGAGGCCGGTGCGGTCGGGATTTCCTGCGCCACGGTGGCTGAGATGGAGGCGATGGCGGAGGCCGGCATGCCGGGCTTGCTGCTGACGACGCCGGTGGCGGATCGGGTCAAGCTCGCACGCATCGCTGCGCTCGCTGATGGCACCGACATATCACTCGTCGTCGATCACCCCGACCAGATCCATGTGCTTCACACGTTGCTCGACACCGGCAGCCGGCCGGTTCAGGTGCTGATCGATATCGATGTCGGCCAGCGCCGCACCGGCGTTGTCGAGCCGGCAGCGACACTGGCTCTGGCGCAACTGATCGAAGCGACACCCGGCATGACATTCGGTGGCATCCAGGGCTTTGCCGGCCATGTCCAACACATGATCGATGACCACGAGCGCAAGGCGGGGGCGGCGCAGGTTCGCGGTATTCTCGATGGTCACCTGCGTGTGCTGAATGATGCGGGCATCAAGGCTCCCATCGTCACCGGCAGTGGTACCGGCGCCTATGCCTTCGACATCGCCGGCACGTTTACGGAGCTGCAGGTAGGTTCTTACTTGTTCATGGATGCCGATTACGGCCGCCTGCGGGTTGAGGGCGGCGGAACGCTGCCGTTCGAGCCGAGTCTGTTCGTGCTGGCGACGGTCACCTCGGTGAACCGTGCCGGTGAATTCACCGTCGATGCCGGCGTGAAGGCGATGGCCTTCAACGGTCCGGTGCCGTCAGTGATGCTCGGTGTGCCGGAGGGCTCGACCTATCGCTTCGGCGGCGACGAGCACGGCATGATCACGCTTCCCGAAGGCGCCGAGAAGCCAAAACTGGGCAGCCGCGTGCTGCTCATCGCGACGCATTGCGACCCCACCGTGAACCTGCATGCGAGCTATCATGTCGTGGGGCACAATGGCAGCGTCAAGACGTGGCCGGTGATGGCGAGATACGGGGCGTAG
- a CDS encoding ABC transporter substrate-binding protein: MSRIKSTLPNLLCASRVLGTVAAVTLSALLAGQAQAQTREINLGAIVPSSGPFAEWGRSNSVTLKMLEKQTNDAGGINGAKLKITILDDAAKPAQAATSLRKLASDDKVLAVAGPLTSSAAEVTFPVANELKLVSTSQASSKPGTAKQNRPWAFRNTIDEGVLAKTAVPYFKKAFNVKTVAVIFDAKDATAATVGKVIMPSVLKANEIAIANENDLLSFNTGDLDVSAQVTKLKSLNPDGVVISADYSQAITVLREMKRQGLIKPVVGASQLISSAILKAAPEIPVIAPATFYSTMKGEAPEKFTAALTPLLRKESGLPKDIEPNMFDANIYEVVSMYIDAIKTAGVTGKPEDLEADRTKIRDYMTKLEGFKGLGGPIGFNDDGDAIKAFYVLQGQNGTWDTKVRGCSSAPNHPAC, encoded by the coding sequence ATGTCGCGGATTAAATCGACTTTGCCAAACCTGCTCTGCGCATCGCGCGTGCTCGGCACCGTCGCAGCGGTGACGCTCTCGGCCCTGTTGGCCGGCCAGGCCCAAGCGCAGACCCGCGAAATCAATCTGGGCGCGATCGTACCAAGCTCCGGCCCATTCGCCGAATGGGGGCGCAGCAACTCCGTCACCTTGAAGATGCTGGAAAAGCAAACCAACGATGCCGGCGGTATCAATGGCGCCAAGCTGAAGATCACCATCCTCGACGACGCCGCCAAGCCGGCGCAGGCTGCGACCTCGCTGCGCAAGCTCGCCAGCGACGACAAGGTGCTGGCGGTCGCAGGCCCCCTCACCTCCAGCGCGGCTGAAGTCACCTTCCCTGTCGCCAATGAGCTGAAGCTGGTCTCGACCTCGCAGGCCTCGTCGAAGCCCGGCACCGCCAAGCAGAATCGTCCGTGGGCATTCCGCAACACTATCGACGAAGGCGTGCTCGCCAAGACCGCGGTGCCGTATTTCAAGAAGGCCTTCAATGTGAAGACCGTCGCTGTCATCTTCGACGCCAAGGACGCGACCGCCGCGACCGTGGGCAAGGTGATCATGCCGTCGGTGCTGAAGGCCAACGAGATCGCCATCGCCAACGAGAACGACCTGCTGTCGTTCAACACCGGCGACCTCGACGTTTCGGCCCAGGTGACCAAGCTAAAGTCGCTCAATCCTGACGGCGTCGTGATTAGCGCCGACTACAGCCAGGCCATCACCGTGCTGCGTGAAATGAAGCGTCAGGGCCTGATCAAGCCCGTGGTCGGCGCCAGCCAGCTGATCTCCTCGGCGATCCTCAAGGCCGCTCCGGAAATTCCGGTGATCGCGCCGGCGACCTTCTATTCCACCATGAAGGGCGAGGCGCCGGAGAAGTTCACCGCCGCGCTGACCCCGCTGCTGCGCAAGGAATCGGGCCTACCGAAGGACATCGAGCCGAACATGTTCGATGCCAACATCTATGAGGTGGTCTCGATGTATATCGATGCGATCAAGACCGCAGGCGTCACCGGCAAGCCGGAAGATCTCGAAGCCGACCGCACCAAGATCCGCGACTACATGACCAAGCTCGAAGGCTTCAAGGGGCTCGGCGGTCCGATCGGCTTCAATGACGACGGCGATGCCATCAAGGCCTTCTATGTGCTGCAGGGCCAGAACGGCACCTGGGACACCAAGGTCCGCGGCTGCAGCTCGGCACCGAACCACCCGGCCTGCTGA
- a CDS encoding MarR family winged helix-turn-helix transcriptional regulator, which translates to MPRSRAVPPASAVPRRSKSKLPVPPLTTSCDALLVDGSDHAFRQLVHTLLAFVARHDTVLEGHAAAVGLSAVEYTVLTSLNLLGAEGQVSVRELAAHLHLSGAFVTTVSNKLQEMGLLEKLTDPEDRRRLRLVVTEQGEALLARLAPIQRQVNDVQFDCLGAGDFARLLASVEKLVESSDKAIALQKYLQPRKS; encoded by the coding sequence ATGCCACGTTCCAGAGCGGTGCCGCCGGCCTCCGCGGTTCCGCGTCGATCGAAATCGAAGCTCCCCGTGCCTCCACTGACGACATCATGCGATGCGTTGCTGGTGGATGGATCGGATCACGCATTCCGCCAGTTGGTGCACACACTGCTTGCCTTCGTTGCGCGGCACGACACGGTGCTTGAAGGGCACGCTGCGGCGGTGGGGCTCTCTGCAGTCGAATACACGGTACTCACTTCACTGAATCTGCTCGGTGCCGAAGGGCAAGTGAGCGTGCGTGAATTGGCTGCGCACCTCCATCTGAGCGGTGCCTTCGTCACCACCGTCTCCAACAAGTTGCAGGAGATGGGTCTTCTCGAGAAGCTCACCGATCCCGAAGATCGGCGGCGGCTGCGTCTTGTCGTGACGGAGCAGGGCGAGGCGCTGCTCGCGCGTCTCGCGCCGATCCAGCGGCAGGTCAACGACGTTCAGTTCGACTGTCTCGGGGCCGGCGATTTCGCACGTCTGCTCGCTAGTGTCGAAAAGCTGGTGGAATCGAGCGACAAAGCCATCGCTTTGCAGAAGTATCTGCAGCCCCGGAAGTCGTAA
- a CDS encoding ABC transporter ATP-binding protein — protein sequence MLTIKGLEVRYGAITAVRGVDLEIKAGEIVALLGANGAGKSTIARSIAGLLPFQGEISFEGEKLTPNAAEKNLRRGIALVPEGRGILARMTVYENLLMGIYTRSDKSAAMADMEKMLERFPILGKRRDGLASLLSGGEQQMLAIGRALLSRPKLLLLDEPSLGLAPLMTASLFGMIAQFRDEGLTVLLVEQKARQTLKIVDRAYLLETGRVVTSGSAEALINDPTLSEAFLGGGH from the coding sequence ATGCTCACGATCAAGGGCTTGGAGGTCCGCTACGGCGCCATCACCGCCGTCCGTGGCGTCGATCTGGAGATCAAGGCAGGAGAGATCGTCGCACTGCTGGGCGCCAATGGCGCCGGCAAGAGCACGATCGCCCGCTCTATCGCTGGACTGCTGCCGTTCCAGGGCGAGATTTCATTCGAGGGCGAGAAGCTCACACCGAACGCTGCCGAGAAGAATCTGCGTCGCGGCATTGCCCTGGTGCCGGAAGGCCGCGGCATTCTGGCGCGCATGACCGTGTATGAGAATCTGCTGATGGGCATCTACACCCGCAGCGACAAATCGGCGGCGATGGCTGATATGGAGAAGATGCTGGAGCGCTTCCCCATCCTCGGCAAACGCCGCGACGGGCTCGCCAGCCTGCTCTCGGGCGGCGAGCAGCAGATGCTGGCCATCGGCCGCGCGCTGCTATCGAGACCGAAGCTGCTGCTGCTGGACGAGCCGTCGCTGGGTCTGGCGCCGCTGATGACGGCGAGCCTGTTCGGCATGATCGCCCAATTCCGCGATGAAGGCCTGACAGTGCTGCTGGTGGAGCAGAAAGCAAGGCAGACCCTGAAGATCGTGGACCGGGCGTATCTGCTGGAGACCGGGCGCGTGGTGACGTCGGGCTCAGCGGAGGCGCTGATCAACGATCCGACGCTGTCGGAGGCGTTTTTGGGCGGGGGACATTAA
- a CDS encoding branched-chain amino acid ABC transporter permease has product MSTYYASLLAESGVLLLGALSVYIILATGQLSLGNGAFMGIGAYLSSWLTVTMNVPLTLALVISAIAAGIMGAIVAFPALRLKGIYLAMATVGFGEMVRSFFLNFDTMGGSGGFRGMQHVGVGYIWLWAGGILIAVMLLERSRVWLEMQAVHDDETAAGLIGLNTVVTKIGAFAAGAAVAAISGGLFAHHNVYIEPANFGFERSVEFVLAVILGGSTVAPGSLVGSLLLIFLPEFLRPIADWRLAAFGSLLVLVLLVRRQGILDRSLIRMLTFRRASA; this is encoded by the coding sequence ATGTCGACTTATTACGCAAGCCTGCTCGCGGAATCGGGCGTTCTCCTGCTCGGTGCGCTGAGCGTCTATATTATTTTAGCTACCGGCCAGCTCTCGCTCGGCAACGGCGCCTTCATGGGCATTGGCGCGTATCTGTCATCGTGGCTGACAGTCACGATGAATGTGCCGCTGACTTTGGCGCTGGTGATCTCGGCGATTGCCGCAGGCATCATGGGCGCCATCGTGGCCTTCCCGGCGCTGCGGCTGAAAGGCATTTATCTCGCCATGGCCACCGTCGGCTTCGGCGAAATGGTGCGCAGCTTCTTCCTAAATTTCGACACCATGGGCGGATCGGGCGGCTTCCGCGGCATGCAGCATGTCGGCGTCGGTTATATCTGGCTGTGGGCTGGCGGCATCCTGATCGCCGTAATGCTACTGGAGCGTTCGCGCGTCTGGTTGGAAATGCAGGCGGTGCATGATGACGAGACCGCTGCCGGCCTGATCGGCCTCAACACTGTCGTCACCAAGATCGGCGCCTTCGCCGCCGGTGCGGCGGTGGCGGCGATTTCAGGCGGCCTGTTCGCGCATCACAATGTCTATATCGAGCCGGCCAATTTCGGCTTCGAACGGTCGGTGGAATTCGTGCTCGCCGTCATTCTCGGCGGCTCGACCGTCGCTCCGGGCTCTCTGGTTGGTTCGCTGCTGCTGATCTTCCTGCCGGAATTCCTGCGGCCGATCGCCGACTGGCGGCTCGCCGCCTTCGGCTCGCTGCTGGTGCTGGTGCTGCTGGTGCGGCGCCAGGGCATTCTCGACCGTTCGCTGATCCGAATGCTTACTTTCCGGAGGGCTTCAGCATGA